The following coding sequences are from one Paenibacillus stellifer window:
- a CDS encoding ABC transporter permease — protein MDGLSAGLRNELQLMLYRKKTMVFLAVTLLIPLLLAALFRALHPVLGLAAVSSSYPVQMLEIYTLFLIPLFMLLEIADLFPQEISSRTLKLALLRPITRFGAYMAKFLALGISVGILLILLGTVSALCNLGLGMADTGGLPFFNLIKAYSAAFLSMVALAALFVCVAQFFRSAAGFMVFSILIYAGVKAVPYFVKGFSYFSIASYTDWYVLWLSHSASAARLATGSVFLLSGMVLFLALGFLLFDRREV, from the coding sequence ATGGACGGCCTGTCAGCGGGACTTAGAAACGAACTTCAGCTCATGCTTTATCGTAAGAAGACGATGGTATTCCTCGCCGTCACCCTGTTGATTCCGCTGCTGCTGGCGGCATTGTTCCGGGCGCTTCACCCTGTTCTTGGACTGGCCGCCGTCAGCTCCTCCTATCCGGTGCAAATGCTGGAGATCTATACGCTGTTCCTGATTCCCTTGTTCATGCTGTTGGAGATCGCCGATTTGTTTCCGCAGGAAATCTCGTCGCGAACCTTGAAGCTGGCGCTGCTTCGGCCAATCACAAGGTTTGGGGCATATATGGCTAAGTTCCTGGCGCTTGGCATATCGGTCGGGATACTGCTGATTCTACTGGGGACGGTGAGCGCCCTCTGCAATCTGGGACTCGGGATGGCGGATACGGGGGGCTTGCCTTTCTTCAATCTGATAAAGGCGTATTCGGCAGCTTTTCTGTCCATGGTGGCGCTTGCGGCTTTGTTTGTATGTGTCGCTCAATTTTTTCGCAGTGCAGCGGGCTTCATGGTATTCTCCATTCTGATCTATGCCGGAGTCAAGGCAGTTCCTTACTTCGTCAAAGGCTTCTCTTATTTCTCCATCGCCTCGTATACGGATTGGTATGTATTGTGGCTCAGCCATAGCGCGTCGGCGGCCCGGCTCGCAACCGGATCGGTATTTCTGCTCTCAGGAATGGTTCTGTTTCTGGCTCTAGGATTTCTTCTGTTCGACCGCAGGGAGGTATAA
- a CDS encoding ABC transporter ATP-binding protein, which yields MNPIFELRNVSKSIRDQEGQPSKRLFSNITVEITRPERIALIGASGQGKSTLLRLMALLDAPDDGELRLDGKASRETDPRQWRMEAAYVAQQAVMLPGSIEDNLRTVSVLHGTLYNQELAARLMEQLGLDYLDPGKQASDCSGGEKQRISLIRTMLLQPRILLLDEITASLDVNSARRVEELLTGWHSEEGGSYIWVTHDLEQAQRISDKVWVMSGGGLHEYPGESFFSVPIDMLAKQYIQPAEGSLPQ from the coding sequence GTGAACCCCATATTTGAACTGAGGAATGTGTCCAAATCGATCCGTGATCAGGAGGGACAGCCGTCCAAGCGCCTGTTCTCCAATATAACGGTCGAAATCACCCGGCCCGAACGGATTGCTCTGATTGGGGCGTCAGGACAAGGCAAGAGCACCTTGCTGCGGTTGATGGCTCTGCTGGATGCGCCGGATGACGGCGAACTGAGGCTGGATGGAAAAGCGTCCCGCGAGACGGACCCCCGGCAGTGGAGAATGGAGGCGGCTTATGTCGCCCAGCAAGCGGTGATGCTGCCCGGCAGCATCGAGGACAATCTGCGGACGGTCAGCGTTCTGCACGGAACACTGTATAATCAGGAGCTTGCCGCACGGCTGATGGAACAGCTTGGCCTGGACTATCTGGACCCCGGCAAGCAGGCATCCGACTGCTCGGGCGGCGAGAAGCAGCGGATATCGCTGATCCGGACGATGCTGCTTCAGCCCCGTATTCTGCTGCTGGATGAAATCACAGCCTCACTCGATGTGAACAGCGCCCGCAGGGTTGAAGAATTGCTGACGGGCTGGCACAGCGAAGAGGGCGGGTCGTACATATGGGTCACCCATGATTTGGAGCAGGCCCAAAGGATCAGCGATAAAGTCTGGGTCATGAGCGGGGGCGGGCTTCATGAATATCCTGGCGAATCATTCTTCAGCGTGCCGATCGACATGCTGGCGAAGCAGTATATTCAGCCTGCGGAAGGGAGTCTGCCGCAATGA
- a CDS encoding ABC transporter permease — protein MTLTALSFTLLFVIGTMLVSIWQKLGLEKDIMVGTIRAAVQLLAVGYVLQFIFHAEHVVYILIVIFIMIGVASWNAAKRGRGLKGLVWRIAVSIAASELLMMGLMLGLHIIKPTPQYIIPISGMTIGSAMVVSGLFINHVKHEIARSAGVIETLLSLGATPRQAMQDVRTRAVKFSMIPTIDGMKTVGLVQLPGMMTGMIIAGANPVIAVRYQILIVFSFTSSAAITSILLSMLIYRLFFTTDQRLKPLKDGK, from the coding sequence ATGACGCTAACCGCACTCAGCTTCACGCTGCTGTTTGTAATTGGAACCATGCTCGTCTCCATTTGGCAGAAGCTTGGTCTGGAGAAAGATATTATGGTCGGAACGATCCGCGCGGCGGTTCAGCTTCTGGCCGTTGGATATGTGCTGCAGTTTATTTTTCATGCCGAGCATGTCGTCTATATTCTGATCGTGATCTTCATTATGATTGGCGTCGCCTCATGGAATGCAGCCAAACGGGGGCGGGGACTCAAGGGGCTGGTCTGGAGAATCGCGGTATCGATTGCCGCCTCCGAGCTGCTGATGATGGGCTTAATGCTGGGCCTGCATATCATCAAGCCGACTCCCCAATATATCATTCCGATCAGCGGGATGACCATCGGGAGCGCTATGGTGGTGTCCGGGCTGTTCATCAATCATGTCAAGCATGAGATTGCGCGGAGCGCAGGGGTGATCGAGACGCTGCTGTCGCTGGGCGCGACGCCCCGGCAGGCGATGCAGGACGTCCGGACAAGAGCGGTGAAATTCAGCATGATCCCGACGATCGACGGGATGAAGACCGTGGGCCTTGTGCAGCTTCCGGGCATGATGACCGGGATGATTATCGCCGGAGCAAATCCGGTTATCGCTGTGCGTTATCAAATTCTCATCGTCTTCTCGTTCACCTCTTCCGCCGCGATTACTAGCATTCTGCTCAGCATGCTCATTTACCGGCTCTTCTTCACCACCGATCAGCGGCTTAAGCCTCTTAAAGACGGTAAGTAG
- a CDS encoding MGDG synthase family glycosyltransferase, with amino-acid sequence MNRTPTVLIVTSKFGDGHVKAAEAIKQAFEARGINQVHIVDLFAEVFPRLNELSRRFYLNNSPLAQELYGFIYETTSTMKPDRAFGKLLHSLGKMKVRRLLDKLRPDLIIHTFPYLAAAGISREAGGQVPVFTVLTDYVVHGRWLHPYTTTYFTASSAMKQALQAAGVPGESIVVSGIPIRRHFTQLLDREETLYEHWLDSSRRYFLIAAGAYGVLSNIGGLIQSILNHTDYDLIAVCGNNHKLRAAMEEKFQGQDRVHLLGYTDKMHELMSISDGLLTKAGGITLTEALAKSLPVIVYRPLPGQEAGNARWLAGRELIDVANDEDQLIAMIRRLEQPFYREERKRAMREYADQASSDLIVDEALRALELHHPARQTSPEFKEGQAKTAHGY; translated from the coding sequence GTGAATAGGACACCAACAGTGCTTATCGTGACTTCCAAGTTCGGAGATGGACATGTCAAAGCGGCGGAAGCGATCAAACAGGCTTTTGAAGCCAGAGGCATCAATCAGGTTCATATTGTCGATCTGTTCGCAGAGGTCTTTCCGCGGCTCAATGAGCTGTCCCGAAGATTCTACTTGAATAACTCGCCCCTTGCGCAAGAGTTGTACGGGTTCATCTATGAAACGACAAGCACGATGAAACCGGATCGGGCCTTTGGGAAGCTGCTGCATTCTCTGGGAAAAATGAAAGTGCGGAGGCTGCTTGATAAGCTTCGTCCCGATCTCATCATTCACACCTTTCCGTATTTGGCTGCCGCCGGGATCAGCAGGGAAGCAGGCGGTCAGGTGCCGGTGTTCACAGTTCTCACGGATTATGTCGTGCATGGAAGATGGCTGCATCCTTATACGACCACATATTTTACCGCAAGTTCGGCAATGAAACAGGCTCTGCAGGCAGCGGGGGTCCCAGGTGAGAGCATTGTGGTCAGCGGGATTCCCATTCGGCGCCATTTCACGCAGCTTCTGGACCGCGAAGAAACGCTTTATGAGCACTGGCTGGACAGCAGCCGGCGCTATTTTCTAATTGCGGCAGGCGCTTACGGCGTTCTCTCCAATATCGGAGGATTGATTCAGTCCATCCTGAACCACACCGATTACGACCTGATTGCAGTCTGTGGCAATAACCATAAGCTGCGCGCAGCGATGGAAGAGAAATTTCAGGGGCAGGATCGGGTACATCTTCTGGGGTACACCGACAAAATGCATGAGCTGATGAGCATCTCCGATGGCCTCCTCACGAAGGCGGGCGGAATTACACTGACGGAAGCGCTGGCGAAATCTCTGCCCGTTATCGTCTATCGTCCGCTGCCGGGCCAGGAGGCGGGCAATGCCAGATGGCTGGCAGGCCGGGAACTGATCGATGTGGCGAATGACGAAGACCAGCTCATTGCGATGATTCGCAGGCTGGAGCAGCCCTTCTACCGCGAGGAGCGGAAGCGCGCGATGAGAGAGTACGCGGACCAAGCCTCTTCGGATCTTATCGTTGACGAAGCGCTGCGAGCACTGGAGCTGCACCATCCTGCTCGCCAGACGTCACCCGAATTCAAGGAAGGGCAGGCGAAGACCGCTCATGGATATTAG
- a CDS encoding undecaprenyl-diphosphate phosphatase, with protein MHNTFIAIIQGIVEGLTEFLPVSSTGHLILSGQLLGFTGDKADTFEIIIQLGAILAVAIIYWRRILGLLGLKTVETGEAVQSGQPKLNLLHVILACLPAMVLGLALHSVIKTYLFSPYTVLAGLVLGGGFMLLGQKKQTAVQAATIDQLSYKQAVSIGLFQCLSLWPGFSRSGATIAGGLLSGASYSAATNFSFLIAIPMMIAASGFELLKSIHTLNASDAGFFLTGFIVAFVVAFLAVITFLKLLERLKLAPFAYYRFVLAAVFLVYLLSQ; from the coding sequence ATGCACAATACGTTTATTGCTATCATTCAAGGCATCGTGGAGGGGCTGACCGAATTTCTGCCCGTATCCTCGACCGGGCACCTGATCTTAAGCGGACAGCTTCTTGGATTCACGGGAGATAAAGCCGATACCTTCGAAATCATCATTCAGCTGGGTGCCATTTTGGCCGTGGCGATCATTTACTGGAGGCGCATACTGGGCCTGCTGGGGCTGAAGACAGTTGAGACCGGCGAAGCGGTTCAGAGCGGACAACCGAAGCTGAATCTGCTTCATGTCATACTGGCCTGCCTTCCGGCGATGGTGCTGGGCCTTGCCCTTCATTCCGTAATCAAGACGTATTTGTTCTCTCCTTATACGGTACTTGCGGGACTAGTGCTGGGAGGGGGATTCATGCTGCTTGGGCAAAAGAAACAGACCGCTGTACAGGCGGCGACGATCGACCAGCTGTCATATAAGCAAGCGGTATCCATTGGCCTGTTCCAATGCCTGTCGTTATGGCCGGGCTTCTCGCGTTCCGGAGCGACCATTGCCGGCGGACTGCTGTCAGGCGCGAGCTATAGCGCAGCGACCAACTTCTCCTTCCTGATCGCCATTCCGATGATGATCGCCGCTAGCGGCTTTGAGCTGTTAAAAAGCATTCATACGCTGAACGCGTCCGATGCCGGATTCTTCCTTACCGGATTTATTGTCGCCTTTGTCGTGGCGTTCCTGGCTGTCATCACGTTCCTGAAGCTGCTCGAACGGCTCAAGCTTGCTCCTTTCGCTTATTACCGCTTCGTGCTTGCTGCGGTATTCCTGGTCTATCTGCTGAGCCAGTAA
- a CDS encoding ABC transporter ATP-binding protein: MYPIAKLTGVTKEFRNGRGINGVDLSLEQGDIYGLLGPNGAGKTTLLKMLTGLITPNFGSITLFGQDRDASFASVMRKVGCMIESADFHEYVTAGQYLKLNANFYPEVGRERIAEVLEMVGLETYAKEKIGYFSTGMKQRLAMASSVLHSPEFVIWDEPTNGLDIEGVVQFRALVKRLSDEQGITFLISSHMIHELEQLCNRVGIINRGVLIREGRVPDLMSDNTSLEQFYMNELQRGKELMEYGRPVSGT; the protein is encoded by the coding sequence ATGTATCCAATTGCGAAATTAACCGGAGTTACCAAGGAATTTCGGAACGGCAGAGGCATTAACGGAGTGGATTTGAGTCTGGAACAAGGGGATATCTACGGATTGCTCGGACCGAATGGCGCGGGGAAAACTACGCTTCTGAAAATGCTGACCGGACTGATTACCCCGAACTTTGGGAGCATAACCTTGTTCGGGCAGGACAGGGATGCGTCCTTCGCCTCGGTCATGAGAAAGGTTGGCTGCATGATCGAGTCGGCCGATTTCCACGAATATGTTACGGCGGGCCAATACCTGAAGCTGAATGCGAACTTTTATCCGGAGGTGGGCCGGGAACGAATTGCAGAAGTGCTTGAAATGGTCGGACTGGAGACATATGCCAAAGAGAAAATCGGGTACTTCTCCACCGGTATGAAGCAGCGGCTTGCCATGGCCTCTTCGGTCCTGCACAGCCCGGAGTTCGTCATCTGGGATGAGCCCACGAACGGGCTCGATATCGAAGGGGTTGTACAGTTCCGCGCTTTGGTCAAACGCTTATCGGATGAACAGGGAATTACTTTTTTGATATCCAGCCATATGATTCACGAACTGGAGCAACTCTGCAACCGGGTGGGAATTATTAACCGGGGTGTGCTGATCCGCGAGGGCAGGGTGCCCGATTTGATGAGTGACAACACGTCTCTGGAACAGTTCTACATGAATGAATTGCAGAGAGGAAAGGAGCTGATGGAATATGGACGGCCTGTCAGCGGGACTTAG
- a CDS encoding carbon-nitrogen hydrolase family protein, producing the protein MSNYPKYRVAAVQASPVLLDLDATVDKTCRLVDEAAANGAKVIAFPEAFIPGYPWWIWLGNADYGMKYYIELYKNSVEIPSLAVQKLSAAAKRNKVYFCVSVTEKEGGSLYLTQLWFDPNGNLIGKHRKLKATNAEKTIWGDRDGSMMPVFETEFGNLGGLQCWEHMLPLNLAAMTSMNEQVHVSSWPIGMPQEGHLFGPEQCVVATRYYAMTNQVFCLLSSQIWTEAQRDKICETEEQKNYMKVGYGFAKIIAPNGMEIGSPLAHDEEGITYADIDLEQIIPGKFLIDPAGHYSTPGFLSLSFDRTEHKPIKHIGGATQKVLTYDELQFKSEAGI; encoded by the coding sequence ATGTCCAATTATCCCAAATACCGAGTAGCCGCCGTTCAGGCGTCTCCTGTTCTGCTGGACCTTGATGCGACAGTTGACAAAACATGCCGGCTTGTCGATGAGGCGGCAGCCAACGGGGCGAAGGTCATCGCTTTTCCGGAAGCTTTTATACCGGGATATCCTTGGTGGATTTGGCTTGGCAATGCGGATTACGGTATGAAATACTATATTGAACTGTATAAGAATTCCGTTGAGATTCCCAGTCTGGCTGTGCAAAAGCTAAGTGCGGCCGCCAAGCGGAATAAAGTCTATTTCTGTGTATCCGTCACTGAAAAAGAGGGAGGCTCCCTTTATCTGACGCAGCTGTGGTTTGATCCGAATGGGAATCTCATTGGCAAGCACCGTAAGCTGAAGGCGACGAATGCGGAGAAGACCATCTGGGGCGATAGAGACGGCAGCATGATGCCGGTGTTCGAGACGGAGTTCGGCAATCTGGGCGGGCTGCAATGCTGGGAGCATATGCTGCCGCTCAACCTTGCAGCGATGACATCGATGAATGAACAGGTGCATGTATCCTCCTGGCCGATTGGCATGCCGCAGGAAGGTCATTTATTCGGTCCGGAACAATGCGTGGTGGCTACCCGGTACTATGCAATGACCAACCAGGTATTTTGTCTGCTGTCCTCGCAAATCTGGACGGAAGCGCAGCGTGACAAAATATGTGAAACGGAAGAGCAGAAAAATTATATGAAGGTTGGTTATGGTTTCGCCAAAATCATTGCTCCTAACGGCATGGAAATCGGAAGCCCGTTAGCCCATGATGAAGAAGGGATCACTTACGCGGATATTGATTTGGAACAAATCATTCCCGGCAAATTCCTGATCGATCCGGCAGGCCATTATTCCACACCGGGATTTCTGTCCTTGTCGTTCGATCGAACGGAGCATAAGCCGATCAAGCATATCGGCGGGGCTACGCAAAAGGTTTTGACTTATGATGAGCTTCAATTCAAAAGCGAAGCCGGCATTTAG
- a CDS encoding sensor histidine kinase: MSIRIKFLLSYAAMLLVPLLLLGITSLLLTVVYHGDVQSLKNAYESKFEGMEERDTHNLIKHTFQQNAALLTDQAFLAEFSADMRSKNTEVYIRSGDQDIYMSDDLKSRAGLIGELPAFTEAGSRLEPFGIKYGNEWYQISQFDMLSKDAKPVSLFLLTKIDPLVHFVRTFFPILFLLTIIVFLLTHILLTTYMSRRFIRPLLELRNAAKRVADGDLNFQVRIGGNDELGQLGRVFEEMRSRLQESLVIQQQYESNRKELITNISHDLKTPITAIKGYVDGILEGVADSPEKHDKYMRTIAAKAGEMDHLIDELFLYSKLDMQKLPFSFESVPILPYLMDWSEELKVELDKRGVDLDIELGGGEAIRVSIDRDSFKRVLGNIIQNSLKYMDKPVKQITVRTRLDQNGFILSIEDNGSGIPEEAVEHVFERFYRAEESRNTNTGGSGLGLAIAKQIIAGHGGIICAESTEGEGTAIRIILPAQKGDGLQ, from the coding sequence ATGTCCATCCGAATTAAATTTTTACTGTCTTATGCGGCAATGCTGCTGGTTCCTCTGCTTCTGCTTGGCATCACAAGCCTGCTGCTTACGGTGGTCTACCACGGAGATGTGCAAAGTCTCAAGAATGCTTATGAGAGCAAGTTCGAGGGAATGGAAGAAAGAGATACGCATAATCTGATCAAGCATACTTTTCAGCAAAATGCCGCTCTCCTGACGGATCAGGCATTTCTTGCCGAATTCTCGGCGGATATGCGGAGCAAGAACACAGAGGTCTATATCCGTTCCGGCGACCAGGATATTTATATGTCGGATGATTTGAAATCCAGGGCCGGATTAATCGGGGAACTGCCCGCCTTTACGGAAGCCGGTTCTCGTCTCGAGCCGTTCGGCATTAAATATGGGAATGAATGGTACCAGATATCGCAGTTCGACATGCTGTCCAAGGATGCCAAGCCGGTCAGCCTGTTTCTGCTCACCAAGATTGATCCGCTGGTCCATTTCGTACGAACCTTCTTCCCCATTCTGTTTCTCTTGACGATTATTGTGTTCTTGCTAACGCATATCCTGCTGACCACCTATATGTCCAGAAGATTTATCCGCCCGCTGCTGGAGCTTAGAAATGCGGCCAAGCGGGTCGCCGATGGGGATCTTAATTTTCAGGTGAGGATTGGCGGCAACGACGAGTTGGGACAGCTGGGAAGAGTCTTTGAGGAGATGCGATCCCGGCTTCAGGAGTCCCTCGTCATCCAGCAGCAGTATGAATCGAACCGCAAAGAGCTGATTACGAACATCTCCCATGATTTGAAGACTCCCATTACGGCCATCAAGGGGTATGTGGACGGCATTCTGGAAGGAGTAGCGGATTCTCCGGAGAAGCATGACAAATATATGCGGACCATTGCCGCCAAAGCGGGAGAAATGGATCATCTGATCGATGAATTGTTCTTGTACTCCAAGCTCGATATGCAGAAGCTGCCGTTCTCCTTCGAATCCGTTCCCATCCTGCCTTATTTAATGGATTGGTCGGAGGAACTGAAGGTGGAGCTGGACAAACGCGGGGTTGATCTGGACATTGAGCTGGGCGGCGGAGAAGCGATCCGGGTCTCGATTGACCGGGATTCGTTCAAGCGCGTTCTCGGCAACATTATTCAGAACAGCCTGAAGTATATGGATAAGCCGGTCAAGCAAATTACAGTCCGCACCCGCCTGGATCAGAACGGCTTTATTCTCTCTATTGAAGACAATGGCTCCGGAATTCCGGAGGAGGCGGTGGAGCATGTGTTCGAGCGTTTTTACCGGGCGGAGGAGTCAAGAAATACGAACACAGGAGGCAGCGGACTCGGTCTCGCGATTGCCAAGCAGATTATCGCAGGGCATGGAGGCATCATCTGTGCGGAGAGCACGGAGGGGGAAGGCACCGCCATCCGCATCATCCTCCCGGCCCAGAAAGGAGATGGTCTACAATGA
- a CDS encoding response regulator transcription factor — MKRTVLVVEDESAIAELERDYLEMNGFQTEIAVDGEQGLHLSLSGNFDMIILDVMLPKLNGFEICKKIRAELDIPILMVTARREDIDIVRGLGLGADDYITKPFKPSELVARVKAHLSRYERLKGSGASSAELEIRDLRLDPDSRRAFVRDEEIVLTTKEFDLLHFLVLHPNHVFSKDQLFERLWGASALGDTQTVTVHIRKLREKIEEDSANPVYIETLWGAGYRLRS; from the coding sequence ATGAAGCGAACGGTTCTGGTTGTGGAGGATGAATCTGCCATTGCGGAGCTTGAACGGGATTACCTGGAGATGAACGGATTTCAGACCGAAATCGCCGTTGATGGCGAACAAGGACTTCATCTGTCCCTGAGCGGCAACTTCGACATGATCATTCTGGATGTCATGCTGCCCAAGCTTAACGGCTTCGAGATATGCAAAAAAATACGCGCGGAGCTGGATATTCCGATCCTTATGGTGACGGCCAGACGGGAGGATATCGATATTGTGCGGGGGCTCGGGCTTGGAGCGGATGATTACATCACCAAGCCGTTCAAGCCTTCGGAACTTGTAGCCAGAGTCAAGGCCCATTTATCCCGCTATGAACGTCTGAAGGGAAGCGGCGCTTCGTCAGCCGAGCTTGAGATCAGGGATTTGCGGCTCGACCCCGATTCCCGCCGCGCTTTTGTCAGAGACGAGGAGATTGTACTGACCACCAAAGAATTCGATTTGCTCCATTTTCTCGTGCTGCACCCGAATCATGTATTCAGCAAGGATCAGCTCTTTGAGCGGTTATGGGGCGCCAGTGCTCTGGGAGACACCCAGACGGTTACCGTGCATATCCGCAAGCTGAGGGAGAAAATTGAGGAGGATTCGGCCAATCCGGTCTATATTGAGACGCTGTGGGGAGCCGGTTACCGGCTTCGTTCCTGA
- a CDS encoding DedA family protein, producing MMHQLLSWISEAALNLVNTMGIWGIWIGMILESACIPIPSEVIMLSGGWLAAQGSLSWIEVLIAGSIGNLLGSLIAFYVGRAGGRRLLDKYGRYILLNTHHLEQAERWFARFGEGTVLFTRMLPFVRTFISLPAGIAGMKPGRFIIFTLLGCIPWNAALVYLGYRLGDNWGVVEQYMRPISYAICGLVVIMLAWWLLRRNKERTNSRTRA from the coding sequence ATCATGCATCAACTGTTGTCTTGGATATCCGAAGCGGCGCTGAATCTGGTCAATACCATGGGAATTTGGGGGATCTGGATCGGCATGATACTGGAGAGTGCATGCATCCCGATACCTAGTGAAGTGATTATGCTCAGCGGCGGATGGCTGGCTGCGCAGGGCTCTCTTTCCTGGATTGAAGTCTTGATCGCGGGCAGTATCGGGAATCTGCTTGGTTCTTTAATCGCTTTTTACGTCGGCAGGGCGGGAGGTCGGCGATTGCTCGATAAATACGGGAGATATATCCTCCTTAACACGCATCATCTGGAGCAGGCCGAGCGCTGGTTCGCCCGGTTTGGCGAAGGGACGGTGCTGTTTACGCGGATGCTGCCCTTCGTCCGGACCTTTATTTCGCTGCCGGCAGGGATTGCCGGGATGAAGCCGGGGAGATTCATCATCTTTACCCTGCTCGGCTGTATCCCGTGGAATGCGGCCCTTGTCTATTTGGGATACCGCTTGGGCGATAATTGGGGTGTTGTGGAACAATATATGCGTCCGATCAGCTATGCGATCTGCGGATTGGTCGTCATTATGCTGGCTTGGTGGCTCCTGCGCCGCAACAAGGAACGGACCAATTCCCGGACAAGAGCCTGA
- a CDS encoding MFS transporter codes for MDISGTKEGQSQAFTGLAIILFLTEWIRGAVLVSYLPAYAMTGLGLSTSALGIAVSVHYLTDSLIKGLAGYLLDRFPGRIVLHGGFIIGFTGLALLLTAHNPWLLIAAAALMGAGFSPIWILCMSQVKEDNRAQQMGTLYMFWMAGLGLGPVTMNLIVGRSIPLSLTVIAGVLAAGWITAVLVKLDRCRISRVKVSAGEQLGALWSKVKKGGFLLPGMLLQTTAGGMLVPLLTSFAVQHVGLSHSELSIVLLIGGGGAVLLLVPMGKWFDHTGGRWFLVSGFGVFAAALFALTSVSTFTGAAALSLLLGSAYAALLPAWNALMARYIPEEAVGVSWGLLSSVEGLGVVIGPVIGGWLASYGDGLLPFRVSAFLFAVIGLVYLMSPSLDSRPAHPTVMQPSRKELR; via the coding sequence ATGGATATTAGCGGAACGAAAGAAGGACAATCGCAGGCATTTACCGGACTGGCCATTATTTTGTTCTTGACCGAATGGATCAGAGGGGCCGTATTGGTCTCGTATTTGCCGGCTTATGCGATGACGGGTTTGGGGCTTTCCACTTCCGCCTTGGGAATCGCGGTGTCCGTCCACTATTTGACGGACAGCCTCATCAAAGGGCTGGCTGGCTATTTGCTCGACCGGTTCCCGGGGCGGATCGTGCTGCACGGCGGATTTATCATCGGGTTTACCGGTCTTGCCCTGCTGCTGACTGCACATAACCCCTGGCTGTTAATAGCCGCCGCCGCTCTAATGGGAGCAGGCTTTTCCCCGATTTGGATTCTTTGCATGAGCCAGGTGAAGGAAGATAACCGGGCGCAGCAAATGGGCACGCTCTATATGTTCTGGATGGCTGGTCTCGGTCTCGGTCCGGTCACGATGAATCTGATCGTCGGCCGAAGTATTCCGCTGTCGCTCACCGTCATTGCCGGTGTACTCGCAGCGGGATGGATTACGGCAGTCCTTGTGAAGCTGGACCGCTGCCGGATATCGCGAGTGAAGGTCTCTGCGGGCGAGCAGTTAGGCGCCTTGTGGAGCAAAGTGAAGAAAGGCGGCTTCCTGCTTCCCGGGATGCTGCTGCAGACGACGGCGGGCGGCATGCTGGTGCCTCTCTTGACAAGCTTTGCCGTCCAGCATGTCGGCCTGTCCCACTCCGAGCTGTCAATCGTGCTGCTGATCGGCGGGGGCGGCGCGGTTCTGCTGCTCGTTCCAATGGGCAAATGGTTCGACCACACCGGGGGAAGATGGTTCCTGGTGTCGGGATTCGGAGTGTTCGCGGCGGCCTTGTTCGCGCTGACCTCTGTCAGCACCTTCACGGGAGCCGCGGCATTATCCCTGCTGCTCGGCAGCGCCTATGCGGCCCTGCTGCCTGCATGGAACGCTTTGATGGCGCGTTATATTCCTGAAGAAGCAGTGGGGGTCAGCTGGGGTCTATTGTCTTCCGTAGAAGGACTTGGCGTTGTGATCGGTCCGGTTATTGGAGGCTGGCTGGCAAGCTATGGAGACGGGCTGCTGCCTTTCCGGGTCAGCGCGTTCCTGTTCGCAGTGATCGGACTTGTCTATCTAATGTCTCCTTCCCTCGACTCCAGACCGGCACATCCCACCGTAATGCAACCAAGCAGAAAGGAGCTTAGATAA